From Paenibacillus polymyxa, the proteins below share one genomic window:
- a CDS encoding winged helix-turn-helix domain-containing protein: MKQKFMVISSFKKIKHFFETLSTPENIQIMFYDSLYQALPDIDEQCIGVALNQDHVTLEDLSHWHTIKEKFTVPFIFLSYHCDDKRQLDLLKQLLSMASSEYGLERDQEAISLSPNVIFDPAGKVIWKQGHEHMLTMMEFRLLMYLLTAKECASTIDHIIDRVWGVDAFTTSNTVYVHIRKLREKIEDDPSHPKILVTCHGIGYRLNIFPKNLEVASCEETTALH; encoded by the coding sequence ATGAAACAAAAATTTATGGTTATATCATCCTTTAAGAAGATTAAGCATTTTTTTGAGACTTTAAGCACTCCAGAAAACATTCAAATTATGTTTTATGATTCGCTTTACCAGGCTCTACCGGATATTGATGAGCAGTGCATCGGTGTAGCTTTGAATCAGGATCATGTAACGCTAGAGGATTTATCTCACTGGCACACCATTAAAGAAAAATTTACAGTCCCATTTATCTTCCTATCCTATCATTGTGATGACAAACGGCAATTGGATCTCCTCAAACAACTGCTTTCCATGGCTTCATCTGAATATGGGCTGGAAAGAGATCAGGAGGCAATTAGTTTATCACCCAATGTCATTTTTGATCCTGCTGGTAAGGTTATTTGGAAGCAAGGACATGAGCATATGCTGACGATGATGGAATTTCGATTATTGATGTATCTCCTTACAGCGAAAGAGTGTGCATCCACGATTGATCACATTATAGACAGAGTATGGGGAGTTGATGCTTTTACTACATCTAATACGGTGTATGTGCATATCCGAAAATTGAGAGAGAAAATAGAAGATGATCCAAGTCATCCGAAAATACTGGTAACATGCCATGGAATCGGTTACAGGTTGAATATATTTCCTAAAAACTTGGAGGTGGCCAGTTGTGAAGAGACAACTGCATTACACTGA
- a CDS encoding AzlC family ABC transporter permease has protein sequence MSIASELSGTKPDSLSVLQGVKDCIPTLLGYVCIGFAAGIVGASSGVSTMEIGLMSALVYAGASQFIMCSMLAAASPPSVIILTTFIVNARHLLLSASLAPYFSKYSLWKNIGIGILLTDESFGVASDKLAKGGQVSDRWMNGLNITAYLAWIASCVAGGVLGNWISQPEAFGLDFALPAMFLALLISQLQSVQTSKLKHRLLLVLCMAVLMYLLSWWVPSHIAVIVATMITATIGVLTDK, from the coding sequence ATGTCCATAGCTTCGGAATTGAGCGGAACGAAGCCCGATTCACTGAGCGTTTTACAAGGGGTTAAAGATTGTATTCCTACACTGCTTGGTTATGTATGTATTGGATTCGCAGCTGGCATTGTGGGCGCTTCATCAGGGGTTAGCACCATGGAAATTGGTCTGATGTCAGCGCTTGTATACGCAGGCGCCTCCCAGTTTATTATGTGCTCGATGCTGGCGGCAGCCAGTCCTCCGTCTGTCATTATTTTAACGACATTTATTGTGAATGCTCGCCATCTGCTTTTAAGTGCGTCATTGGCTCCTTACTTTTCTAAATACTCACTGTGGAAAAACATAGGCATCGGTATCCTTTTGACGGATGAATCCTTTGGGGTAGCGTCGGATAAATTGGCTAAAGGCGGGCAGGTCAGTGACCGCTGGATGAACGGACTTAATATTACAGCTTATCTCGCTTGGATTGCTTCCTGTGTGGCTGGTGGAGTGCTAGGGAATTGGATTTCCCAGCCGGAAGCTTTTGGTCTAGACTTTGCCTTACCTGCAATGTTTCTGGCCCTACTCATTTCCCAGCTCCAAAGTGTCCAGACCTCCAAACTCAAGCATCGCCTGCTACTTGTGCTATGTATGGCCGTTCTAATGTACCTTTTATCCTGGTGGGTGCCATCACATATCGCCGTCATTGTAGCGACCATGATCACCGCAACGATTGGAGTGTTAACTGACAAGTGA
- a CDS encoding AzlD domain-containing protein: MNISPNVLYIIIGGMIVTAIPRIIPFVVLQKLTLPKPVLQWLSYIPICIFTALVMENMLVRTETSVTLNGQVLIAVLPTLVTALWSKNLLATVVVGIVSMAVVRLLWLG; this comes from the coding sequence GTGAATATTAGTCCCAATGTCCTGTATATCATTATCGGCGGTATGATTGTCACGGCAATTCCGAGAATCATCCCCTTCGTCGTGCTGCAAAAACTGACGTTGCCCAAACCTGTGTTACAGTGGCTGTCCTACATCCCCATTTGCATCTTCACGGCACTGGTCATGGAAAATATGCTCGTACGAACTGAAACCTCGGTCACTCTTAATGGGCAAGTGCTTATAGCGGTCCTTCCTACGCTGGTGACCGCTTTGTGGAGCAAAAATTTGCTGGCTACTGTGGTTGTGGGTATTGTGAGTATGGCTGTAGTTCGGCTTTTGTGGTTGGGATAG
- a CDS encoding FDLD family class I lanthipeptide, translated as MKNQFDLDLQVAKNEVAPKEVQPASGLICTPSCATGTLNCQVSLSFCKTC; from the coding sequence ATGAAAAATCAATTTGATCTGGACTTGCAAGTTGCCAAAAATGAGGTTGCTCCTAAAGAGGTTCAACCAGCTAGCGGTCTTATCTGTACTCCTTCATGTGCAACAGGTACTTTGAATTGCCAAGTTAGTCTTTCTTTCTGCAAAACGTGTTAA
- a CDS encoding ABC transporter ATP-binding protein, giving the protein MKGAVPAVILLATRELINSVVAGASGGSFQPVFIAFGVLIGVNLLYDLINIGESFFRKMFQSRLSNQVNIRIIEKAQKMSLQSFEDADVQNMLQRAQGEADYRPFEIFTQILAIMSSVVTLFSTGAILIAWRWWAFLFIFLIPCLSFYSFLRIGQREFNVHFQRAGRQRESWYLSFLVTRDNSFKEVKIFQLGDYLRKRYKMILEGFYREDKVLAVRRSYTSLAFQIVNQGASAFIIFMAIQATYVGQILVGNLVSLIQGITLTQSTSQSIVQGILSLCQNNLYIKQLFDFLDMPEETKMQKSVQHLPLSAIHSIEFRNVSFRYPNTEENAISNVSFTLHQGEKLAIVGRNGSGKSTIVKLLTHLYSDFEGEILINGHSIHELDKDSFRGKIGVVFQDFVHYEMSVRDNIGFGHVASRENDEAIWAAVDKAGIVDLIAGLPEKLNTLLGKWFEDGQQLSGGQWQRIAIARAFMRNADIYVLDEPSSFLDPHAEKEVFQKFDQLVHERIGVFISHRLSSARMADTIILMKEGRIVEAGSHKHLMDMDGVYAEMFRLQASSYLSQGESELEQEMLSPPLVKATGGS; this is encoded by the coding sequence TTGAAGGGTGCCGTTCCTGCTGTGATCCTTTTAGCAACGAGGGAATTAATTAATAGTGTTGTGGCAGGAGCGTCAGGAGGAAGCTTTCAGCCTGTTTTTATAGCTTTTGGTGTTCTAATAGGTGTCAATTTGCTGTACGATCTGATCAATATTGGGGAAAGCTTTTTTCGTAAAATGTTTCAAAGCCGGCTATCAAACCAGGTAAATATCAGAATTATTGAAAAAGCACAAAAGATGTCTTTGCAGTCGTTTGAGGATGCAGATGTGCAAAATATGCTTCAACGTGCTCAGGGAGAAGCAGATTACAGACCATTTGAAATATTTACTCAGATCCTCGCCATTATGAGCAGTGTGGTAACCTTATTTTCGACGGGTGCTATTCTTATTGCGTGGAGATGGTGGGCATTTTTATTCATTTTTCTCATTCCATGTTTGTCATTCTATTCCTTTTTACGCATTGGGCAAAGAGAATTTAATGTTCACTTTCAAAGAGCAGGAAGACAACGCGAATCCTGGTACTTGTCTTTTTTGGTGACGAGAGATAATAGTTTTAAAGAAGTGAAAATATTTCAACTAGGAGATTACCTGCGAAAAAGATATAAAATGATACTCGAAGGGTTTTATCGTGAGGATAAAGTGCTAGCGGTTCGTAGATCCTATACTTCTCTTGCATTTCAGATTGTGAATCAGGGTGCAAGCGCATTTATTATTTTCATGGCCATACAAGCCACTTATGTTGGTCAAATTTTAGTGGGGAACCTGGTGAGCTTAATTCAAGGTATCACGTTAACCCAGTCAACGTCGCAGAGCATTGTACAAGGTATTTTAAGTCTGTGTCAAAATAATTTGTATATTAAGCAGCTTTTTGACTTTCTGGATATGCCGGAGGAAACGAAAATGCAAAAGTCAGTTCAACACTTGCCTTTGTCCGCTATACACAGTATTGAATTTCGGAATGTATCGTTTAGATATCCTAACACGGAGGAGAATGCCATTTCTAATGTTAGCTTTACTCTTCATCAAGGAGAGAAGCTAGCCATTGTAGGGAGAAATGGATCGGGTAAATCAACAATTGTAAAGTTACTCACTCATCTGTATTCTGATTTTGAAGGAGAAATCTTAATTAATGGACACTCAATACACGAATTGGATAAAGACAGCTTTAGGGGAAAGATAGGCGTCGTTTTTCAGGACTTTGTACATTATGAGATGTCTGTTAGGGATAATATAGGCTTTGGTCATGTGGCTTCCAGAGAAAATGATGAGGCCATTTGGGCAGCTGTTGATAAGGCAGGCATTGTAGATTTGATAGCTGGTCTGCCAGAAAAACTGAACACTCTGCTTGGAAAATGGTTTGAAGATGGACAACAGCTATCTGGAGGGCAGTGGCAGCGCATAGCAATAGCTAGGGCTTTTATGAGAAATGCCGATATCTATGTGTTGGATGAGCCGAGTTCTTTTTTAGACCCACACGCAGAGAAGGAAGTTTTTCAAAAATTTGATCAGCTTGTTCACGAGAGAATAGGAGTATTTATTTCACACAGATTGTCCTCCGCACGTATGGCGGATACCATTATTTTAATGAAGGAGGGCAGAATTGTGGAAGCGGGCAGTCATAAACACTTAATGGATATGGACGGAGTATACGCTGAAATGTTCAGGCTACAAGCATCTTCGTATCTTTCACAAGGAGAAAGTGAACTTGAGCAAGAGATGCTGTCACCTCCGTTGGTAAAGGCGACAGGCGGATCGTAA
- a CDS encoding lantibiotic dehydratase: MKRQLHYTDAHNLHREPRDKNERWFSACDYFLIRAPLLPLEQYFEVFSDQDVDSHLSLEEITRRLKLVSREAVIREAISLASPSLMQFLHYLNDDDALEDKGELQKYEKTLNSFYRYFIRMTTRTTPFGLFSGVGQGICKDTTHLDIGTYHQHLKRARPDMEWIYKIIRKMESDPVIFDQLKVFLNRTVMIKGDRAKLPFRPKHGAAETDDSAEMFSSIRLTDVVRLTFEAAEHPIQVMELKELLLKAFPDATTEIIAHFLQQLVEQEFILSELRPPLMDHSPFHYIFEKIKKMDMSDYWTDILHEIDILLRQYNQCMIGEGEKAYRELCGKMLDIIAVKTPVQVDVKLAQEVTLPRHVLDDVALGAEVMCRLFSSPKTDELDEYLNRFLEKYGVYQEVPINELFDEDWGLGIPKTYRTNEKKSMGMEAFKRNAVLFQWLSNAIANHDIEIVLSDEQLEQLTISDNDDTSPESMEVYYSIFAESPEKVDLGDYKLLLGPSAGSNRAGKTFGRFLDMFSEEYVQKFSDIYDHHRCFHPDALLAEMVFMPDQGKISNISLSKNFMEYEIVSGTTSSKDEEQTLHMDDLLIGATHDRFYVKSRRLGKEIIPLQTHMLNYKLSPHIFRFLTDITNKELGTWSYFDWGPLEQSPFLPRLVYGKIVISAAQWRLGKAALNISDLTEPQAREELFHTWREQWNVPRYVYLTMGDNRLLLDLCNLFHIKELLREMSKMREGQELLLTECLGDPFHTPLHGTAGRYMGEFVFPLKKKKIKGKPSIPSLPHKMDSQKFMAYTPSGIHRGFLPGGEWLYLKLYGVKERETDLISLSLDQLRNNPEFEDWSKKSYFLRYVDPEHHIRLRFQGEPGQLWSAGLAQLNQWAGELREEGLITHMVLDTYLPELERYGGQTLMDLAEQVFDVDSRWVIAYMAGIRSKAFNLDIEIAAVINIIHYLSSFGLTIQEQVDWLEGRIDSKPYMKAFRDVKKALITAVESEYEWIRQADTATQVALLALVEKRQAMIQQYAQAITLAENNHELTNHANDILGSIIHMHLNRLLGVNREREMKCMALAKHTAANLLHRKGVRHVTV; this comes from the coding sequence GTGAAGAGACAACTGCATTACACTGATGCTCATAACCTACATAGAGAACCGAGAGATAAGAATGAACGATGGTTCAGCGCATGTGATTATTTTCTAATCAGAGCCCCATTACTACCGTTAGAGCAATATTTTGAGGTGTTTTCGGATCAAGATGTAGATAGCCATCTTTCTTTGGAGGAAATCACTCGTCGACTAAAGCTTGTGTCCCGTGAAGCTGTTATTCGAGAAGCTATTTCATTGGCCTCTCCGTCCCTTATGCAGTTTCTACACTACTTGAACGATGACGATGCTTTGGAAGATAAAGGAGAGTTACAAAAGTATGAGAAGACGCTGAATAGTTTTTATCGTTATTTTATTCGGATGACTACCCGAACGACTCCATTTGGATTATTTTCAGGGGTGGGGCAAGGGATTTGTAAGGATACTACCCATTTGGACATAGGTACCTATCATCAACATCTGAAGAGAGCTAGACCTGACATGGAATGGATATATAAGATTATCCGAAAAATGGAGTCTGACCCAGTCATATTTGATCAATTAAAGGTTTTTTTAAACCGAACGGTTATGATCAAGGGCGATCGCGCCAAATTACCATTTCGGCCTAAGCATGGAGCGGCAGAAACCGATGATTCGGCCGAAATGTTTAGTTCCATTCGGCTTACGGACGTCGTTCGCCTGACGTTTGAAGCTGCTGAGCATCCGATTCAGGTGATGGAGCTTAAAGAATTACTATTGAAGGCATTTCCTGACGCTACTACGGAAATCATCGCTCATTTTTTGCAGCAGCTTGTAGAGCAAGAGTTTATTTTGAGCGAGCTTAGACCTCCACTGATGGATCACTCACCTTTTCATTACATATTTGAAAAAATTAAAAAAATGGACATGTCTGATTATTGGACTGACATTTTACACGAAATTGATATTTTATTACGACAATACAATCAGTGCATGATTGGAGAAGGAGAGAAGGCCTACCGGGAACTATGTGGAAAAATGCTAGATATCATTGCTGTAAAAACGCCTGTACAGGTCGATGTCAAATTAGCTCAAGAAGTAACGCTGCCGAGACATGTGCTCGATGATGTTGCATTAGGAGCTGAAGTCATGTGCAGGTTGTTTTCATCCCCAAAAACGGATGAACTGGACGAATATTTAAATCGTTTTTTGGAAAAGTACGGAGTGTATCAGGAGGTCCCTATCAATGAACTGTTTGATGAGGATTGGGGACTTGGTATACCAAAGACGTATCGTACCAATGAGAAAAAATCAATGGGCATGGAAGCATTTAAACGCAACGCAGTTCTCTTTCAATGGCTTTCGAATGCCATTGCCAACCATGACATAGAAATCGTTCTTTCAGATGAGCAGTTGGAGCAGCTGACGATATCCGATAATGATGACACTTCCCCGGAATCTATGGAGGTATACTACAGTATATTTGCCGAATCACCTGAAAAAGTTGATTTAGGAGACTATAAGCTTTTACTTGGGCCCAGCGCCGGTTCTAATCGGGCAGGTAAAACTTTTGGACGTTTTCTGGATATGTTTAGTGAAGAGTATGTTCAGAAATTCTCTGATATTTATGATCATCACCGATGCTTTCATCCCGACGCCTTGTTGGCAGAGATGGTTTTTATGCCTGACCAGGGAAAAATATCGAATATATCACTGAGCAAAAATTTTATGGAATATGAAATCGTGTCCGGAACGACCTCTTCTAAAGATGAGGAGCAGACACTACACATGGATGATTTATTGATAGGTGCAACTCACGACCGTTTCTATGTCAAGTCCAGGCGTTTGGGTAAAGAAATCATCCCCCTGCAAACCCATATGCTTAATTACAAGCTTTCACCGCATATATTCAGATTCTTGACCGATATCACCAACAAAGAGCTTGGCACATGGTCATACTTTGACTGGGGGCCACTAGAGCAGTCTCCTTTTTTGCCAAGACTTGTATATGGAAAAATTGTTATTAGTGCTGCGCAGTGGAGGCTTGGCAAGGCTGCATTGAATATTTCAGATTTAACTGAGCCTCAAGCAAGGGAGGAGCTTTTTCATACTTGGAGAGAACAGTGGAATGTGCCACGCTATGTTTATTTAACGATGGGAGATAACCGACTGTTATTGGACCTGTGCAATCTCTTCCATATCAAAGAATTGCTTCGTGAGATGAGCAAGATGAGGGAAGGACAGGAACTGCTTCTTACCGAGTGTTTGGGCGATCCATTCCATACCCCGCTACATGGGACCGCTGGAAGATATATGGGGGAATTTGTGTTTCCGCTCAAGAAGAAAAAAATAAAGGGGAAGCCGAGTATTCCAAGTTTACCCCACAAGATGGATTCTCAAAAATTCATGGCTTATACCCCTTCGGGCATTCATAGAGGGTTCCTTCCAGGAGGTGAATGGCTGTACCTTAAATTGTATGGAGTCAAGGAAAGGGAAACGGATCTTATTTCCTTAAGCTTGGATCAACTCCGAAATAACCCGGAATTTGAGGATTGGAGTAAAAAATCTTATTTTTTGCGGTACGTTGATCCTGAGCATCATATTCGTCTGCGGTTTCAAGGAGAGCCGGGTCAACTATGGAGTGCTGGCTTGGCGCAATTAAATCAGTGGGCAGGTGAGCTGCGTGAAGAGGGACTTATCACACATATGGTACTGGATACATACCTTCCTGAGTTGGAGAGGTATGGAGGGCAGACACTTATGGACCTGGCAGAACAGGTTTTTGACGTGGATAGCCGATGGGTTATCGCCTATATGGCAGGAATTCGTTCCAAAGCTTTCAATCTGGACATAGAGATTGCAGCTGTGATTAACATTATTCACTATTTAAGCAGCTTTGGTTTAACGATTCAGGAGCAAGTGGACTGGCTAGAAGGTAGAATTGACAGCAAGCCTTATATGAAGGCGTTCAGGGATGTTAAAAAAGCATTGATTACCGCTGTAGAATCGGAATATGAATGGATTAGACAAGCGGATACGGCTACACAGGTCGCTTTGTTGGCACTTGTAGAAAAAAGACAGGCCATGATTCAACAGTATGCTCAAGCGATTACCCTAGCTGAAAACAATCATGAGCTTACGAATCATGCTAATGATATTTTAGGCAGTATCATTCATATGCACCTGAATCGTCTGCTGGGTGTAAATCGCGAACGGGAAATGAAATGTATGGCTTTGGCAAAGCATACAGCGGCCAACCTGTTGCATCGGAAAGGAGTGCGCCATGTCACAGTCTAA
- a CDS encoding lanthionine synthetase C family protein translates to MVGDLQERSVEISKNITQKLIDLSYTEKIVHHRNNLSPSRGTAPWNPGWLADGVPGVFVLLAEWGYLKPDQNWAEHVHTQLLYLHRNSLILLPDISLYYGSTGVAYGILLASNNRANYQQLLNQINDYIRTQWVKSPVINTITEFSKQMDVIHGLLGVGRYTLEIPEDDEKMCNLTHQLLDTITHFIPEYIHSVSRGSSTSIHLGMAHGITGILALLVTTLQKKIRVKGLHEAIEYIADFLLIQIQEDQYGLYWPVSSQGTSMNKTDNKEGMREIEGWCHGTCGIAWTLFRAGMECSNEEWTKIAEQAMKSVFCLDDELLNALSPTFCHGLAGLLHMAHRFYYFTGNQAALGFADQIALKLMNLYDEELPFGYQDLEGTTHVHNIGILQGATGIALSLLDYGVGKEQPKYSGRWSELFLIS, encoded by the coding sequence ATGGTTGGAGATTTGCAGGAAAGGTCAGTTGAGATCAGCAAAAATATTACACAAAAACTGATAGACCTATCATATACAGAAAAAATAGTTCATCATAGAAACAACCTTTCACCTTCGCGTGGGACGGCCCCTTGGAATCCCGGCTGGCTTGCTGATGGAGTTCCAGGTGTATTCGTGCTGTTGGCCGAGTGGGGTTATCTGAAACCTGATCAGAATTGGGCAGAACATGTGCATACACAGTTGTTGTATTTACATCGCAATTCTTTAATATTACTACCCGATATATCTCTGTACTATGGTTCTACAGGTGTAGCATATGGAATATTGCTTGCCTCAAATAACAGAGCTAATTATCAGCAACTGTTAAATCAAATAAATGATTATATTCGTACTCAATGGGTAAAGTCACCCGTTATAAATACAATTACAGAGTTCAGCAAGCAGATGGACGTTATCCACGGCCTGCTCGGAGTGGGCAGATACACATTAGAGATTCCTGAAGACGACGAGAAGATGTGTAATCTGACCCATCAACTGTTAGATACTATAACGCACTTTATACCTGAATATATACATTCGGTATCAAGGGGAAGTTCGACTTCGATTCATCTAGGAATGGCGCATGGCATCACCGGAATCCTTGCACTACTTGTCACTACCCTACAAAAAAAGATTAGAGTTAAAGGATTACATGAGGCTATAGAATATATAGCCGATTTTTTGCTTATTCAAATTCAGGAGGATCAATATGGTTTGTATTGGCCTGTAAGCTCTCAAGGGACTTCAATGAACAAGACAGATAACAAAGAAGGAATGAGAGAAATTGAAGGCTGGTGCCATGGAACCTGTGGGATAGCATGGACTTTATTCAGAGCAGGAATGGAGTGTAGCAATGAAGAATGGACAAAGATAGCTGAACAAGCTATGAAATCCGTATTTTGCTTGGATGATGAGCTTTTAAACGCGCTATCCCCCACTTTCTGTCATGGATTGGCGGGTTTGCTTCATATGGCTCATAGATTCTATTACTTCACTGGTAATCAAGCTGCATTAGGCTTTGCCGACCAAATAGCATTAAAGTTGATGAATCTATACGATGAAGAGCTCCCATTTGGTTATCAGGACTTGGAGGGGACAACTCATGTTCATAATATAGGAATACTGCAAGGGGCAACAGGAATTGCATTAAGCTTGTTGGACTATGGAGTAGGGAAGGAACAACCTAAATATTCAGGGAGATGGAGTGAATTGTTTCTAATTTCGTAA